In Flavobacterium endoglycinae, one DNA window encodes the following:
- a CDS encoding c-type cytochrome produces the protein MKKIRQILTVSITIMIVLMGVIFYQIKYNPVNPDLNCQIPVPFCGTQAFITKDIAKGKEIFNSNCAACHKLDAKSTGPALRNIDSLVFVKWMLIKKHKIDTTKIEKLAIDYHRTMFKKTINEENLPFLIDYCSGIRY, from the coding sequence ATGAAAAAAATCAGACAAATACTTACTGTATCGATAACCATTATGATAGTGCTTATGGGAGTAATATTTTATCAAATAAAGTACAATCCCGTAAATCCAGATTTGAATTGTCAAATACCCGTTCCCTTTTGTGGAACTCAAGCTTTCATAACGAAAGACATTGCAAAGGGAAAAGAAATTTTTAATTCAAATTGTGCAGCTTGCCATAAACTAGATGCCAAAAGCACCGGACCCGCACTTCGCAATATAGATTCTTTAGTTTTTGTAAAATGGATGCTCATAAAAAAGCATAAAATCGACACTACCAAAATTGAAAAATTAGCAATTGATTATCATAGAACAATGTTTAAAAAGACTATCAATGAAGAAAATCTTCCTTTCTTAATTGATTACTGTTCAGGAATACGTTATTAA